Proteins encoded by one window of Chryseobacterium sp. POL2:
- the gltX gene encoding glutamate--tRNA ligase: protein MEKVRVRFAPSPTGALHLGGVRTALYDYLFAKHHGGDFVLRIEDTDTARYVEGAEDYIMKSLEWCGLIPDESPIHGGPYGPYRQSERRDIYDKYTEQILKTDYAYIAFDTPEELDATRSEFETKGEVFAYNNFTRNRMKNSLTLSPEEVEKLKADGTPYVVRFKMPVGRQMNMQDIIRGNFSVNTDTLDDKVLVKNDGMPTYHFANIIDDHEMKISHVIRGEEWLPSMALHVLLYEAMGWEAPEFAHLSLILKPEGKGKLSKRDGAKFGFPVFPMDFKDPESGDVWKGYKESGYFPDAFINMVALLGWSPANDREIISMEDMISEFDLNKVHKAGARFNPEKAVWFNHEYLLKKSDEEVLSLFKELEEVKNSNLNDDTLLKIVSLMKERASFIKEIYNDSKFFFEAPTAYDEKASKKAWNDQTAELMSAFAEQLQNSDFNPETLKQAIHDFAEVKKLGIGKVMMPLRLSLVGELKGPDVPDILSILGKEESINRIKHAISSIK, encoded by the coding sequence ACATCATGGTGGTGATTTTGTATTAAGAATCGAAGATACCGACACCGCAAGATACGTGGAAGGTGCCGAAGATTACATCATGAAATCTTTGGAATGGTGCGGTCTTATTCCAGACGAAAGCCCCATTCATGGAGGACCTTACGGCCCTTACAGACAATCTGAAAGACGCGATATTTACGATAAATATACCGAGCAAATTTTAAAAACGGATTATGCCTACATCGCTTTTGATACACCTGAAGAATTGGATGCTACTCGCAGTGAATTTGAAACTAAAGGAGAAGTTTTCGCATACAACAATTTCACCAGAAATCGCATGAAGAATAGTTTGACACTTTCTCCAGAAGAAGTGGAAAAACTAAAAGCAGACGGTACGCCTTATGTGGTGAGATTCAAAATGCCAGTTGGTCGCCAGATGAACATGCAAGACATCATCCGTGGTAATTTTAGCGTTAACACAGATACTTTAGACGATAAAGTTTTAGTAAAAAATGACGGAATGCCAACTTACCATTTCGCTAATATTATTGATGACCATGAGATGAAAATTTCCCATGTTATCCGTGGTGAAGAGTGGCTGCCATCTATGGCTTTGCACGTTTTACTATACGAAGCAATGGGTTGGGAAGCGCCAGAATTTGCGCACCTTTCATTAATTTTAAAACCAGAAGGTAAAGGAAAATTAAGTAAAAGAGATGGTGCTAAATTTGGATTCCCTGTTTTCCCAATGGATTTCAAAGATCCTGAAAGTGGCGATGTTTGGAAAGGCTACAAAGAGTCTGGTTATTTCCCAGATGCATTTATCAATATGGTGGCACTTCTTGGTTGGTCACCTGCCAATGATAGAGAAATCATCTCAATGGAAGATATGATTTCTGAATTTGATTTAAATAAAGTTCATAAAGCGGGCGCAAGATTTAATCCAGAAAAAGCAGTTTGGTTTAATCATGAATATTTATTAAAGAAATCTGATGAAGAGGTTTTAAGCTTATTCAAAGAATTAGAAGAAGTTAAAAACTCAAATTTGAATGATGATACTTTATTAAAAATCGTTTCTCTAATGAAAGAAAGAGCAAGTTTTATTAAAGAGATCTATAACGACAGCAAGTTTTTCTTTGAAGCGCCAACAGCTTATGATGAAAAAGCCAGCAAAAAAGCTTGGAATGACCAAACAGCGGAGCTTATGTCGGCTTTTGCAGAGCAACTTCAAAACTCAGATTTCAATCCAGAAACTTTAAAGCAAGCCATTCATGATTTTGCAGAAGTTAAAAAACTAGGAATAGGTAAAGTGATGATGCCTTTGCGATTATCTTTGGTTGGAGAACTTAAAGGTCCAGATGTTCCGGACATCCTTTCAATCCTTGGAAAAGAAGAAAGTATTAACCGAATTAAACATGCTATTTCTAGCATAAAATAA
- a CDS encoding DUF6759 domain-containing protein, producing MKNLVLLTMLLISGLYAAQVSVFAAQSSKDPAVVQAFIAANPKHPKVPELKKKLSTMSYTVTTSGSGNDAEAKPKVSKLTASKVEKNINKSKTSENAEKTAAILTNLFNDNRNSKEAVLQIVNRSACELVIKVSGKKKFYNLSVPSKNQNYILIEKGTYNLTTSICGASYTSNKSINASTIITLGNK from the coding sequence ATGAAGAATTTAGTTTTACTGACTATGCTACTGATATCGGGATTATATGCTGCACAAGTAAGTGTGTTTGCAGCGCAAAGCTCAAAAGATCCGGCTGTCGTACAAGCTTTTATTGCTGCCAATCCCAAACATCCGAAAGTGCCAGAGCTTAAAAAGAAACTATCAACGATGAGTTATACTGTTACAACTTCTGGAAGTGGAAATGATGCAGAGGCCAAACCGAAAGTTTCTAAACTAACGGCTAGTAAAGTTGAAAAAAATATTAATAAATCTAAAACTTCGGAAAATGCTGAAAAAACTGCAGCCATATTAACTAACCTTTTTAATGATAATAGAAATTCTAAAGAAGCGGTTTTACAAATTGTCAATCGTTCCGCTTGTGAGTTGGTGATAAAAGTAAGTGGTAAGAAAAAATTCTATAACCTCAGTGTGCCTTCCAAAAATCAGAATTACATATTAATCGAAAAAGGAACTTATAATTTGACAACCTCTATTTGCGGTGCTTCTTATACCTCTAATAAAAGTATAAATGCCAGTACCATTATTACTTTAGGAAACAAATAA
- a CDS encoding acetyl-CoA carboxylase carboxyltransferase subunit alpha, whose amino-acid sequence MEYLDFEQPIKDLMEQYDKCALVGEESGVDVKESCKKIEDKILDTKKKIYGNLSPWQRVQLSRHPDRPYTLDYIKGLADEDSFVELHGDRNFGDDPAMIGGLIKINGESVMIIGTQKGRTTKERQHRRFGMSNPEGYRKALRLMKLAEKFNIPIVTLVDTPGAYPGLEAEERGQGQAIAQNILEMCQMKTPIITIIIGEGASGGALGIGVGNKVYMLENTWYSVISPENCSAILWRSWEYKETAAATMKLTAQDMLKEKLIDAIIPEPLGGAHYDPKETYKNVKETILKDIKALSKQSGERLMKDRQEKFIDMGQYKG is encoded by the coding sequence ATGGAATATTTAGATTTTGAACAGCCTATTAAAGATCTTATGGAGCAATATGACAAATGCGCTCTAGTAGGTGAAGAAAGTGGCGTAGATGTTAAAGAATCTTGTAAAAAGATTGAAGATAAAATTCTTGATACTAAGAAAAAAATATACGGCAACCTAAGCCCTTGGCAACGTGTACAGTTATCCCGTCATCCTGACAGACCTTACACATTGGACTACATCAAAGGTTTGGCAGACGAAGATAGCTTTGTAGAGTTACATGGCGACCGTAATTTTGGTGATGACCCAGCGATGATTGGCGGACTTATCAAGATAAACGGCGAAAGTGTCATGATTATCGGAACTCAAAAAGGTAGAACAACCAAAGAAAGACAACATCGTCGTTTTGGGATGTCTAACCCTGAAGGTTACCGCAAAGCTTTACGTTTAATGAAACTAGCAGAGAAATTCAACATTCCTATTGTAACCTTAGTGGATACGCCAGGTGCATATCCTGGACTGGAAGCTGAAGAACGCGGACAAGGCCAAGCTATTGCCCAAAACATTTTGGAAATGTGCCAAATGAAAACACCTATTATCACCATTATCATCGGTGAAGGTGCTTCTGGTGGCGCACTAGGAATTGGTGTTGGCAACAAAGTTTATATGTTAGAAAACACTTGGTATTCTGTAATTTCGCCTGAAAACTGTTCGGCCATATTGTGGAGAAGTTGGGAATACAAAGAAACTGCTGCTGCAACGATGAAACTAACAGCGCAGGATATGTTAAAGGAAAAATTAATTGACGCCATTATCCCAGAACCATTGGGAGGTGCACACTATGATCCAAAAGAAACTTATAAAAACGTAAAAGAAACCATCTTAAAAGATATTAAAGCTTTGTCAAAACAATCTGGAGAACGTCTAATGAAAGACCGCCAAGAGAAGTTTATCGACATGGGACAATATAAAGGATAA
- the tsf gene encoding translation elongation factor Ts — MYTPVAADVAKLRNTTGAGMMDCKKALVEAEGDFEKAIEILRKKGQKVAANRADRESTEGAVIARVNEDNTLGAIISLNCETDFVAKNEAFVELAYELAEMAITAGSKEELLATDFHGITVADKLIEQTGVIGEKIEIGAFERIEGPFVGAYIHAGNKIAAITALSAKVDGAEEAAKAVSMQVAAMNPIALDETQVSQETIDKELEIERDILTKEGKPANIIDNILKGKMQKFYKDNTLVHQAFIKDGGMSVSDYVKSVNADLKVAGFARVSL; from the coding sequence ATGTACACACCAGTAGCAGCAGACGTAGCAAAGCTAAGAAACACAACAGGAGCAGGTATGATGGACTGCAAAAAGGCATTAGTAGAAGCAGAAGGTGACTTCGAAAAAGCCATCGAAATCTTAAGAAAAAAAGGGCAAAAAGTTGCAGCTAACAGAGCTGACAGAGAGTCGACTGAAGGTGCTGTTATCGCAAGAGTTAACGAAGACAACACATTAGGTGCTATTATCTCTCTTAACTGTGAGACTGACTTCGTTGCTAAAAACGAAGCTTTCGTAGAGCTAGCTTACGAATTAGCTGAAATGGCTATCACAGCTGGTTCTAAAGAAGAATTATTGGCTACAGATTTCCACGGTATTACAGTTGCTGATAAACTAATCGAACAAACTGGTGTTATCGGAGAAAAAATCGAAATCGGAGCTTTCGAAAGAATCGAAGGTCCTTTCGTAGGTGCTTATATCCACGCTGGTAACAAAATCGCTGCTATCACTGCTCTTTCTGCAAAGGTAGATGGTGCTGAAGAAGCTGCAAAAGCTGTATCTATGCAAGTTGCTGCGATGAATCCTATCGCTCTTGATGAGACTCAAGTTTCTCAAGAAACTATCGATAAAGAATTAGAAATCGAAAGAGATATCTTAACTAAAGAAGGTAAACCTGCTAACATTATCGATAATATCCTTAAAGGTAAAATGCAGAAATTCTACAAAGACAACACTTTGGTACACCAAGCTTTCATTAAAGACGGTGGAATGTCAGTTTCAGATTATGTAAAATCCGTGAATGCTGACCTTAAAGTTGCAGGATTTGCAAGAGTTAGCTTATAA